TTATGCCTTTTTTAGATGGAACCGGACCTAGAGGTTTAGGCCCCATGACAGGTAGAGGTTTAGGAAGATGCAGTGGTGCGTATGGTAGAGGTTTCGGTTATGGTGCAAGAGGATTTGGAAGAGGTTTCGGCTACGGTAGAGGTTTTGGATATGGCGGAGGATTCGGTTACGGACCAAGAGCCTACGGAGGATGGGCAGGAGCGTATTATCCACCAACTTATCCTGTAGAAAGTGACAAGGCTTTTTTAGAAGCGCAAAAAGAGTATTTGAAAGACGAATTAAACTACATTGAAAGAATGTTAAAAGAAACAGACGATAGCCAGAAAAAAGAAGAGTAATTTTAATATTAGGGCACAACTCCCTTTTAATCAAAAATTGAGTTGTGCCTGCCTTTATATATCTTATATTCATCATAACGGTTGAAGGAGAGATCAATTTGTCATTGAAGATAGCAATTTTAAGTGGAAAAGGAGGAACTGGGAAAAGTACGGTATCTACTAATTTTGCCAAAGTTCTTTCAAAAAATATGAAAGTTTTGCTTCTAGATGCGGATGTAGAAGAGCCTAACGACCATTTATTCTACAACGTCAAATTCGAAGAAGAAAAAAGTGTGGATGTACTCATACCAAAAGTAAATAAAGAAACTTGCATACTGTGTGGGTTGTGTGCAAAAGAGTGTCAGTTTGGAGCTATTAATGTCTTTGAAAAAGGGGTATTTGTTTTCCAAAATTTATGTCACGGTTGTGGCGTTTGTTCTGAAATTTGCCCTGTAAGAGCTATTGATGAAGAACCTAAAAGCTTAGGAAAATTAAAATTTGGAAAGACAGATTTTTTTGACTTTGGGATGGGGCTTTTGAATATAGGAGAACCATCAGGTGTGAGGATAATTAGAGAATTGAAAAAATACATTTCGGATGATTACGATGTAACTATAATCGATGCCCCTCCTGGTACTTCGTGTCCAGTTGTGGAAGTTTTACAAAAGGTTGATTTTGCGGTTTTAGTAACTGAATCATCTCCCTTTGGATTACACGATTTGAAACTGGCGGTGTCGTTAGTTAAAGAAATGGAAATCCCTTACGGAGTGGTAATCAATCGCTACGATCCTGCATTTGCCGAGTTAACAGAGTACCTTGGGGAAGAAAAAATTCCTCTACTTATGAAAATCGATTTTGATAAGGAAATAGCTAAATGGTACTCTGAGGGGAAATTGATCGTAGATCAATCCGAAGAATTGCATAGAAATTTTGAACTTTTGTACGAAAATATAACAGAGGTGTTGGTATGAAACAAATAGCTATAATCAGTGGAAAAGGTGGAACCGGGAAAACAACTTTATCTGCTTCTTTGAGCTACCTTTTCCAAAATCCCGTAATGAGTGATTGCGATGTTGATGCATCTAACCTTCATTTGTTGTTATCACCTGTTGAGTTAAAACAAAGCTATGAATACTATGGTGGGAAAAAAGCAGAAATAGATTACGAAAAATGCACTAATTGTGGTATTTGTAAAGA
This DNA window, taken from Petrotoga miotherma DSM 10691, encodes the following:
- a CDS encoding DUF5320 domain-containing protein, translating into MPFLDGTGPRGLGPMTGRGLGRCSGAYGRGFGYGARGFGRGFGYGRGFGYGGGFGYGPRAYGGWAGAYYPPTYPVESDKAFLEAQKEYLKDELNYIERMLKETDDSQKKEE
- a CDS encoding ATP-binding protein, with product MSLKIAILSGKGGTGKSTVSTNFAKVLSKNMKVLLLDADVEEPNDHLFYNVKFEEEKSVDVLIPKVNKETCILCGLCAKECQFGAINVFEKGVFVFQNLCHGCGVCSEICPVRAIDEEPKSLGKLKFGKTDFFDFGMGLLNIGEPSGVRIIRELKKYISDDYDVTIIDAPPGTSCPVVEVLQKVDFAVLVTESSPFGLHDLKLAVSLVKEMEIPYGVVINRYDPAFAELTEYLGEEKIPLLMKIDFDKEIAKWYSEGKLIVDQSEELHRNFELLYENITEVLV